Below is a window of Virgibacillus sp. NKC19-3 DNA.
TACTCCAGGTAAAATGGTCGCTATCCTGTTAATCTTAACAGGTGGAGGATTAATCGCTTTTTATATCACTACCTTTGCTTCCGTTTCAATTAAGCATGAACGAGATTTGGAAAGCGGAAAAATTGTTTTTAAAAGCAGTGGTCATCTTATCTTTATCGGTTGGAATGAACGAACAAGACAATTACTTGATATCACGATAGACAACGACCCAGATGTTCGTATCGTTCTCATTGACCGTTCACTGGATCATTTAGCATTCCAACATTATCCTGTCCATTTCATTCACGGGGATCCTACAGAAGATGGGACGTTAAAGCAAGCAAATATCACACAGGCAAAATGTGTCATAATAACTGCTGACATCAATAAAAATGAACGCCAATCAGATAACAACACGATATTAACCACTGTTGCTATTCGAGGGAACAACAAAGACATCCCGATCATCGCTGAAATATTATCAAAAATACAGATTGAAAATGCCTTGCGTGCGGGAGCATCTACGATTATTAAAACCAATGATTTCATGAGTGCATTGTTTTATCATGAACTTTCAAGTACAGAGAATGCAATGCCATTTGATACGGTTCTACATGTATTAAAAAAACAACAATTCAACCAATTCAAACTTCCTGAATCACTCATAGATAACTCATTCCTACAAGCTTCCATGTATTTATTAAAAGAAAAATACCTCTTGCTCGGTCTGATCCGAAATGAAGAATGGTATATCAATCCAGAGGCGGATTTCATGCTTGAGGAAGAGGATATTTTACTAACGATGATTGCTTGGTAATTTAATCATTTTTGCCTGATGAAAAAACTTATGATAAAATATTTCATTGACAGTAAGAAAATATAATTACTCCCTACTGCATAAGGGTAACAAAGGCATATATCTAAATGCTGGTATACGCCACGTTTTTAATGTCAAGAAATGAATACAGGTATAGGAGTTGTTCAACATGACGAACAAGTTTGAGGTAGGTCAAATTGTTGAAGGAAGAGTTACAGGCATACAGCCATATGGGGCATTTGTCGCTTTAGATGAAGAAGTTCAAGGGTTAGTCCATATTTCTGAAGTAACACATGGATTTGTGAACGATATTAATGACTATTTAACCGTTGGAGATGACGTGCACGTTAAAATATTAAACGTAGATGAGGCCAATAACAAATTTTCATTATCCATTCGAGCTACAGAAGAAGCTCCAGCAAAATCGGCAACAACCCAAAAAAGCAGTACGAATAAACAGCAAGATACGGAAGAAGCCGGCTTCAACACATTAAAAGATAAACTCGAGGAGTGGATTAAACAGTCCAAGAAATAAGAAGGGAGGTATATGCAGGTGGTACTTGCGTGTGCCTCTTTTTCTTGATTTCAAGACATTACTTGGGTAAAGTTAAATTGTATGAAAAGACTTCAAAGGAGGTAACGAGAGTGACACATGTTTCGTTTAACTATGATAAGGCATTACGTTTTTTTAACCAGGAAGAATTAACTAACATGAATAGTTTCATACAAACAGCTCATAACGCGCTACATAATCAAACAGGGGCAGGTAATGACTTTTTGGGATGGATGGATTTACCTGAGAACTACGATAAAGAGGAATATGCCCGAATTAAAGCGAGCGCGGAGAAAATCAGACAAGATACAGATATTCTACTCGTTATCGGTATTGGTGGATCCTATTTAGGGGCCCGCGCTGCCCTCGATATGCTAAACCATTCGTTTCAAGATCTGTTATCCAAAGAAGAAAGAAAAGCGCCACAGATTATTTTTGTTGGTCATCACTTAAGTTCCACCTACATGCGTGACTTGTTTGATGTGTTGGACGGTAAAGATGTCTCGATCAATGTTATTTCAAAAAGTGGGACAACCACTGAGCCTGCAGTAGCTTTTCGTATCTTTAAGAAATATCTGGAAGAAAAGTATGGAGCCAAAGAAGCAAAAAATCGTATTTATGCAACAACAGATAAGGAAAAAGGGGCACTTAAAACAAGTGCAGATCAGGCAGGCTATGAAACATTCGTCATCCCGGATGATGTCGGTGGACGTTATTCGGTTTTAACAGCAGTAGGTCTGTTGCCTATTGCCGTAAGTGGTATTTCCATTGATAACATGATGCAGGGAGCTAGTAAGGCCATGCATGACTTTGCTGAACCGGAACTTGGCAAAAATGCAGCTTACCAGTACGCAGCTGTTAGAAATATTTTGTACAATAAAGGCAAAGTAACAGAAATGCTTATTAGTTACGAACCAAGTTTAAGCTATTTTGCTGAATGGTGGAAACAGTTATTTGGAGAAAGTGAAGGAAAGGATCAGAAAGGGATTTATCCATCATCCGCTAATTTCACAACAGATCTCCATTCCTTGGGTCAGTATGTACAAGAAGGTCGCAGAAACATTTTTGAGACCGTACTCCATGTTGGAAAGGCCAACAAGGAAATGACATTAGAGGCAGAAGAGTCGAATTCAGATGGACTTAATTACCTAGCAGGGAAAACTATCCATGAAATTAATGATAAAGCTTTTCAAGGTACCTTATTAGCACATACGGACGGGGATGTCCCTAACTTAATTGTCGAGGTACCTGAACTTGATGCTTATACATTCGGTTATTTGGTTTATTTCTTTGAAAAAGCCTGTGCAATCAGCGGTTACCTGCTTGGTGTAAATCCATTTGATCAGCCCGGTGTGGAAGCATATAAGAAAAATATGTTTGCACTACTTGGTAAACCTGGATTTGAGGAAGCGAAAGAAGAACTAGAAAAGCGACTATAAAAAGTGGAAGAAAAAAATATTAAAATGATGTTTATATTTTTATCTATAGGGTATACTAATAAATGTAAGACTTTCTCGTATTCCCCCTGTAAGCAAGGCGTTATTACGCTTTGCTTTTTTTTGGCCAAAATGCTTTTCTACATATATTTTCACATTGTTTGTTATAATGGTATTACGAATGCATAGGAGGCTTTTTTTATGAGTATATTTGAGGAATTACACGATCGAAAAAATACACGTTCTGTTAAATGGGATATGCTAAAATCCGTTTTTCAATCAGAAGATGTTTTACCAATGTGGGTTGCTGATATGGATTTTAAAGCACCTGAAGCCGTAAATAACGCATTAGTAAAACGCGCCCGTCACGGGATTTATGGTTACACTGTTATTGATGATGATGTTACAGATTCGATTATGAATTGGATTGAAAAGCGCCATAACTGGACAATTGATAAAGAATGGCTATCGTTTAGTCCAGGTGTGGTCACAAGCCTGCACCTGGCTATTCAGGCGTTTACAGAACCAGACGATAAAATAATCATTCAAACCCCTGTATATACGCCCTTTTATAATGTAATTGAACAACACGATAGAGAAGTCGTTAAAAATCCGCTTGTACTGGAGAATGGTTCTTATACCGTTGACTTCAGCGACTTTGAGGAAAAATTAAAACAAGGTGTAAAGGCATTTCTTTTATGTTCCCCACATAATCCGACTGGGCGTGTGTGGAAGCGAGAGGAACTAGAGGAAATAGCTAGGTTATGTTGCAAATATGATGTAATAATTTTATCTGATGAAATTCATGCAGATCTCATTTATCCAGGTGAGCAGCATACTCCAATAGCTTCCCTTTCCGAAGAAATTGCAGATCGAACAATCACTTGCATGGCTCCATCCAAGACATTTAATTTAGCCGGATTGCAAGCTTCATATGTTATTACAACGAATAAGGAGAAACGCGCTAGATTTAATGAACATCTAAGCAAGCAAGGGCACGGTATGTTGAATACAATGGGAAATACAGCTCTAGAGGCAGCATATGTACATGGAGAAGCATGGCTTGATGAACTGATGACAGTTATAAAATCCAATCAGGAATATGTTACGGAAATGCTCGAAAAACATACAGATCTTAAGGTCACCCGTCCAGAGGGAACGTATTTATTGTGGATAGATTGCAGTGCATTAAATTTGGAGAAAAGTGACCTGAATAAATTTATGATCGAAAAAGCCAAAGTGGGACTTAATGCGGGAGCCTCTTACGGCGATGATGGTGCGAACTTTATGCGGATGAATATCGCCTGTCCGAAATCAACTGTCAAAGAAGGCGTAAAGCGTATTATAGATGCGCTAAATGCTACATAATTTCTTAGGTTGATGTTGAAAAGAGCCATGTGTTTATGGACGCATGGCTCTTTTTATTTTTATTACTCCTCTAGATCTTCATTAAATTCAGTAGGGTCTGTAGGTTGCTCTCCTGAGTCTTCTCCTGCTTTTATCTCACCACAAGCAATACGAGGCCCTCCATCTCCTCCTGGCTGGCTCACCCCATCATCTTGCCCTTCTTGAATAACTAATGAGGTCCCATCCCCACTAAGGATAGACATTCTTCCATCTAGAAGTGTTGCATTATCCAGTGTTAATTCAGCTTCCACTAGACCGTCTTCATCTGCCTCAATATTGGGTAAATCCCCCAAATGTGACCCTTCCGGATGCATGAGACCATGTTCGTTGCCCTCCGGATTAAAATGACTTCCGGCACTTTCAAAATCGGGAGCCTCACACTTCGGATATTCATGCACATGAATCCCGTGAAATCCCGGTTCCAGTCCTTCTAAGCTCAATTCCACCTGAACACCATCCGGTTGTTCGGATAACGCAGCAGTACCAATTATGTCTCCTGAAGCATTGTACATATCCACCGATCTCGAACTCGGATCATTACTTTGACACGAAACTAAAAAAAGAATCATGATAATTAGAATACCCAGCAAGCACCAGCTCTTCTGAAGACTATCATTAAAGCCTGTACCGATGTGGAAAGAAAATATATTTTCACCTGGAAAAAATAAACGCATGTACTTTCTCCTTTTAAATGCTTTTCTTACCAGTATCAACAAATATACATCTGAATAAACATAAATAAAATTTGACACTTTATTTGGTTAACGATGGAGGTATGCCTTCATCAAGAGCTCATAAGAGGAGAAACAAAGCATTTATTTTAGGTGTTTTCATTTAATCGATCGAATCACTTTCCTCATTTTTATCAGGCTTATTTAGCTCGTATTTTTCATTAAAAATTCGTTCTTCTTTTTTTGATTTTTTATATAGGAGGTACATTGTTCCAAAAGCTAATATCATAAAAATGACCAACATGATAACAGCTGGAATATATTCCGTTTTATCTTCCGGAAAATACAGGAATTCCATCATAGGTGACCACTTCCTTTTACGATCAATTATAACAAAGTTTCTACTTTTACTAAACGGAAATGTTAAATATTCGCTTATTCCTTATACTTTTGGGACAATGAAAGAGAAGGAGGAGGATGAAAATATGGCAGATGTAGCTATTGGTACCACTGTACGCGCACATTACAACTCAGGCACTTACATAGGGGAGGTGAAAGAAGATCGTGGAGAACGTTACTTGATCGAAGTACTTGCCGTTGATAAACACCCGATTCAAGGTGATCTGCATAACCCCGGCCAAGTGGAAGATGTGTTTTTCCATGAACGAAAAGCATTAGCGCATCATGAAAAAATGAATGTAAAGAAACCTGCAGTACGTCCATTTGATGAAACCATTCCCCCGTACAGTGAGTCTCTAAAGCAAGCGGTGGACAACTATAAAGAAAAACTAAAAGCAGAAGATACAGCATTCAATAAAAAAGCATTGCACACTTTAGAAGGGCTTGAAGACAAATACTATATAAAAAGTTATTATTAAGTTAATGCCCCTATGAAGCTTCCTTGACTATCTGAACCACGTTACATAGTCTTGGACGCCATACATCTGAATACGAAATAAATTGGGCATACATTCCGTTAATAGAATAAACGTGAAAAACGCTCAGAAATAATCTGAGCGTTTTTGTTTAGGTTGTGAATGTTATTCACCCAAATGTTCTTTTAATACTTCTTCTACACCTTGGATAGCTTCTTCTTCATCACTGCCGTTTGTCGTAATAGAGATTTCTGCTCCTTTTGGAATTCCTAGTGACATAACACCCATGATTGATTTCAGGTTAACCTTCTTGTCGTTATAGGAAATCTCAACATCTGATTGAAATTGTCCTGCTTTATTTACCAGCAACGTAGCTGGGCGTGCATGTACCCCAGTATCAGCTGTAATTGTAAACTTTTTTTCCTGCATTTTCTTACATCCTTTCAAATCGATTTTATAATGTAATACTATCCACTATATAGTGAAATATAGAACCTACTTTATTATATACAAAAATAGGCGGTTTTGAAACAAAAACCTACTACAAACCTAGAATTTATTAAAGAAATTGACATTCTTCACCTGTATTCAACAATCGTTGGTTATAGTAACACTAATTATTTTTCTGCTTATCCTCTAGCATCTCTTTCAACGCATGCTGTTCTTTTCGTAGTGATACAACTTCCTGCTCCAATATATTTAATTTATCGGTTATAGGAGTTAATGCCTCTTGTAGCATTTTTTGTAAACGTAGTGATTTTTCGTTTCCTTCCTCCATAAGCTTGGCTCCTCCTTTGTCCAATGTCTATTTAATGACTCAATATAGATAGGATAAACCATCAACAAATATATTTATTATAGCTTAAGCAGTATGAATATTGCTTCAGGATCTTCAATACTGTAAAATTCATGTAGTGTCACTCTAAGAGAGTACCATAATTGCCTTTGTAGAGTCAAACGCCTATTCCCTGCACCGCAAATTACATTGTGGTTTACAAATATAAACATATTTCAGTAAATGGAAACAATAAAATAACAATCCTGAACGATGGTTAAAACAAGCATGCACTTTACTCGAATGAAATACAACCTGCTCCCATTAAGATAATTGCCTTTACCCAACTGTTATGATACCGTTATTTTGAAAGATCCACTTTTTGTTGGGGAGGAATAGGTATGAGTGTACATATTGGAGCTAAACAAGGAGAAATTGCTGATAAAATTTTATTACCAGGAGACCCACTAAGGGCTAAATTTATTGCAGAAACATTTTTGGAAAACGTCACACAGTATAATCAGGTTCGTGGCATGTATGGGTATACCGGCACCTATAAAGGGGAACGGGTTTCCGTACAAGGGACCGGAATGGGAGTTCCCTCTATTTCCATCTATGTAAATGAATTGATTCAAAGCTATGATGTACAAAAGTTCATTCGCGTTGGAACATGCGGGGCTATTCAAAAAGACGTGAAAGTTCGCGATGTTATTCTAGCACAAGGGTCGACGACAGATTCACAACTTAATCGTATGGTATTTAACGGTATTGACTATGCACCACTCGCTGATTTTGATCTTCTGAAAAATGCGTACGATGTTGGTGTCGAAAAAGGAATGAACCTGCAAGTAGGAAATGTATTTACAAGTGATACATTCTATCGTGACAATGCGAAAGAAATCAATGAACTATTGGCAAAATATAAAGTGCTTGCCATTGAAATGGAAACATCAGCACTGTATACATTAGCAGCTAAATTTGATCGGCAAGCACTATCCGTCTTAACCGTTTCCGACCATATTTTGACTGGAGAAGAAACCACATCGCAGGAGCGCCAAACAACGTTTAATGAGATGATAGAAGTTGCATTGGACGCAGCACTGAAATAAGCCAAAATTGTCAACTTGTTTTAAAATAGGTTGACAATAATCCCCCTTTACCTTATTATCAACGTAGAGGGGGGATGTTTTTATGAAGGGGTTACGTCCAATTGATTTAACATTTAGTGCCGTATTTGTCTGTTTAATGGCAATTGGTGCTAATATTACAGTTTGGTTTCCATTCCTGGCTGTCCCAATAGGAGGGACATCTGTCCCTTTATCTTTGCAGACATTCTTTGCTATTTTGGCAGGGTTGATGCTTGGAAAAAAGCTTGGGACCATATCGATGATGATCTATACACTTGTTGGAATAGCGGGGGTTCCCATCTTTGCAGGACTTAAAGCAGGACCTATGATGTTAATCACCCCTACAGGCGGATTTATTCTTTCATTTATGTTTGTCGCCTTCTTTACTGGTTTAATCGCAGAACGTAGCAAAAGTAATTCTGTATTTACGTACGGTACTGCGTCCTTCATTGGTTTCATTGTTAATTATGGAATTGGCGTTTCTTATATGTACATGATCATGAATACATGGTTGGAACTTGATATCTCCTACTGGCTTGCTTGGGCTGGAATGCTGCCTTTTCTCATAAAAGACGCTGTGCTATCTTGTTTAGCTGCTACATTTATGGTCCATATAGCCAAGCGTATTCCTGCACGCTGGTTAGGTGCGAAAATATAAATCATTGCTTTACATGCGGACTAAATGTGATAAAATAATGGGAATCACAAGAAATGCAGCCCTATTCAGGATACATAGCAGGAAGGATGTTTTTACATTATATGGAGTTGTTTTTAAATTTTCCATTATTAGCCGCAGTAACTGCCATTATTTTTGCACAGGTTGTGAAAGTTCCTATTAGACTCCTTTTGTCAAAAGAGTTTAAACCAAGCTTAGCGTTCAGCAGTGGTGGTATGCCCAGCAGTCATTCTGCGGCAGTAACAGCATTAACTACCGGTATAGGTATCGTCGAAGGTGTAACTTCCAGCATATTCGCTGTTTCCTTCGTTTTCAGTATTATTACCATGTACGACGCAACTGGCGTACGCAGACACGCGGGCGAACAAGCTGTAGTTTTGAACAAATTGATCAATGACTTTCAACACTTCATTGATGGAGCAAAGGATTGGAATCAAAAAGCGGAATATGAAAAGAGGAAAGAGTTAAAAGAGATTCTAGGGCATCAACCAATTGAAGTATTTTTTGGCAGTTTAACCGGTGTTGGCATCGCATTTCTGCTATTTCCGTTTTATTAAGAAAAATAGAACCCGTCTTTCTAATAATCATATGTCGGAAATCAAATTGGTAGAAACCTGTGAAATTACTGCTTTTATGTTTTTCTTATACGTGGAACTTTACCATTTTTCCTATGCCGAAATTCTTCAACGCTCTAATTTTATACTTTCCTACAGTTAGAAAGACAGGCTTCCTAACTAAAAGCCTGTCTTTTTTAATTATTAATTATCTGGTGATTGCTCTCTAAATACCTGTAAAGCTTCATTTTCATTCAGTTCCATAAGGGCTTCTTCGGTTAAATTCCCATCACCCATTTCAACGATGTACACTTCTACTTCTTTTTTACCCCAATTATCATAGACGTCTTCTACTGTCGGGTAGTACAGATCAATATCATTTCCGGTAATAGCGCTTCCCTTGTCAGCTACAACCCCGTAACCATAATCCGGAATATACATGATTGTTCCGATTGGGTAGACATCTAAATCAGCTGCAATAGTAGAATACAAGTCTCGTTTTACTTGTACACCAGAAAAAGTAATGCCATATTGTGGATGATCCGGCGTTTTATCTGTAGACTCTACGCCAGCTGTATACCCTGTTGCTGATACTGTAGCGGTTGGATACTGTTCAAAATCAATTGCTTCTTCCAATGTTTTCGGACCTTCTATTTCATCACTAGAAATATACGTTGTCTTCTCATTTATGGTGCTTAATCCTTTTTCCTCTAGCGCTGTATGTTTATACTCCGAAGCACTTGCTGAACGATCGGATATTTCCGCTTCTCCCCCTACCTGAATATCTGTCAATGTGACATTTGAAATAGTAGTTACAGTTACATAAAAAGCACCTGCAAACAACAGAATCATTCCGGTTCTTCGAATAAAATTTTTGATTTTCATAATAACACCTCTCTCATGTCATCATTACCAATCTTTAAAATTTTATTCATTAATAATTTTAAAACATTTGATATCCACTCTTGCGCAAAATTTTAATAACAATTCCAGAAACAATCGTACCAGCAAACCCGGATAACAGGATAGTTATATCAACTGGTGTAATTTCCGTAAACCGCTTGATTGCTGTTGAAAAAGCCTCCCCCGGATTTGTAAAATATTCCCAAGTCGATATGTTATCCACGATCATAACCACGATGATCGGATATAAAAAAGACATTAACCACGTTCGTCTCAATAGCATATTTAAAATAAAAGCGATACCGAAAAAAATAACGAAATACAATAACACAGAAACGATTAATTGAATCAATGCTGCAGCTCCTTTACTGACGAATCTTATCTACAAACCTCATCCTCATTTTATTATAAATCATAGAAAAAGCAAAGACAGAGTCTGCCTTTGCTACATTTAATTAAAAACATTAAACTTACCTTTCTTCAATAACAAGCCAATTCCACCTAATTTAAACAGGTAGCGATTGTCGATTATTTTTTTCATCATGGCTGCTTTCCAACCAAATAGTTTCCAATTATTCATCACAACAGCTATGGCGTCATTATTCCCTAAAGAGGCAACAGACCCTGCGATGTTCGGTTTGAATATTTCCATTTTTCCATTACTAGCTAGCGACTTTATATTGTTTGCAACTACATCCGATTGTTGAATAGCAATCTGTGCGGTCGGCGGATAAGGAATACCGCTCTTTGGATCTAAAACCTTCGCACAATCTCCAATAACAAATACATCATCATAATTAGGTGCGCGCATGTCCGGACGTACTTCTACCTTGCCTCGATTTGTTTCTATTTGGGACTTTTCCACGATGCAGTTAGCACGCACCCCAGCTGCCCATAGAAAAGTCATTGTTGGTATTTCTACTTGTTTCCCGTCTTTTTCGTACACGATGCTTTCCGGCTTGCATTCTTTTATCATCGCACCGGTTATAAATTCAACACCTCTGGATTCCAATGAAGTCATCGCATATTCAACGAGATGGGGGTCAAAACCAGGCAATATTGTTTCTGAACCTTCTATGTTAATAATCCGAACCTGCACCTTTTCAATATCATATTCCTCACATAACGCTGGAATACGATTAGCTAACTCACCTGCAAATTCGACACCTGTAAATCCGCCACCACCAACAACAATGTTCAGACGCCCTTTTTTCTTATCTTTTTCATTATGATATAAAGCAAAATTGTATTCCAAATGCTCTCTCAGCAAACGAGCACTGTTAATGTTACCTATTACATGAGCATGTTCTTCCAGTCCCGGAATGCCAAATGTAGCGGATTCAAATCCGAGGCCCACAACAAGGATATCATAATCTAATTCTCTATTTTCAAGCTTGACCTTTTTTTCATCAGGCTTAATGGAAATTACTCTATCCTGAATAAAGTTTACTTTTTCCCTATTGATAACTTCTCTAATCGGAATTTGAGTGCGATCATGGTGCAGTGTGCCCGCAGCATTTTCATGTAGCCAAGTTGCTTGATAATGATAATCGTTTATATTAACAAGTGTCAAATTTGCCTCGTTTATTTTCATGGATCTCTGTAATTTAATGGTCGTCATCATGCCACCGTAACCTGCGCCTAGAATGACTATATTTGGTTTGTTCATAACAAATCACTTCCAATTGTGTATTTCTTTATGTACTTATTCCTATGTGACGTTTTTCACTTAAATGACATTCGTGTATTCATCAATCTTAATGAAAATAATAGAATTATAATCTGTTTGTAACATAAATGTAATATGTACATTGATAATAGTAGACTTTTTATCGTAAATTTTCAACCCTTGATTTAACTTCATACGAATGTTGTATTATTCATAACCTTTTCACCTTAGGCTTTGTTAGTACACAGTGCATATTTATTTATGATAATATAGGAATGCTGTACAATTTAATATGAGAATTGGGGGGATTTTCCTTGGCAGATAAAGTTTTTGATGTCACTATAATTGGCGCTGGTCCAACTGGTTTATTTACTGCTTTTTATGGTGGCATGCGGCAAGCCAGTGTAAAAATAATTGAAAGTTTACCACATACTGGAGGGCAATTGACAGCCCTTTATCCAGAGAAAGATATATATGATGTAGCAGGATTTCCGAAAGTTCGCGCACAGGAGTTAGTCGATAATCTGGAGGAGCAGGCAAATTTGTTTGACCCAACCATCGTTTTAGAACAAGCAATAGAAAAGGTCGAACGCCTAGAGGATGATGTATTAAAACTCATTTCCAACACAGGGGAGGCTCACTATACAAAGACGATTATTATCACAGCAGGTAATGGTGCATTTCAGCCACGTCGTCTGAATATAGGGGAGTGTGATGAATTTGAAGGTGTAAATCTGCATTATCATGTAAAAGACATGAACCAATATAGCGGACAAAATGTTGCACTATTAGGTGGCGGTGACTCTGCGGTTGACTGGGCATTAATGCTGGAGCCAATCGCAGAAAAAGTCACACTTATTCATCGGCGGGACAAGTTCCGAGCACATGAACACAGTGTTGAGAAGCTTATGTCCTCAAGCGTAAATATTTTAACACCTTATACACCTAAAGATATCGTTACAAGTGACAAGATTGATCAATTAATTTTAGAAGAGGTTAAGGGAGATAAAGAGATAGAACTCGAAGTCGATTCCGTCTTATGTAATTATGGATTTGTCTCCACCCTTGGACCAATCAAAGACTGGGGACTGGAAATCGAGAAAAACAGTATTGTAGTTAATACGAAAATGGAAACAAACATTCCCGGCATTTACGCAGCTGGTGATATTTGTACCTATGATGGAAAAGTTAAACTAATCGCAACCGGCTTTGGTGAAGGTCCTACAGCCATTAATAATGCCAAACAATACATTGATCCAAAAGCCCGAATTCAACCAAAACATTCAACAGCAATGTTCTAAACGAAGAGCGTAGTTGACTGGTCAGAGACAGAGCTAGACAGCGAAGTCTAGACGATAAAAAAGCTAGAGACTGGAATTTATGCCACCGTCTCTAGCTGCTTATCTTTCACCCTACCAAAAAAGCTAGAACACCCTA
It encodes the following:
- a CDS encoding YuiB family protein, which encodes MIQLIVSVLLYFVIFFGIAFILNMLLRRTWLMSFLYPIIVVMIVDNISTWEYFTNPGEAFSTAIKRFTEITPVDITILLSGFAGTIVSGIVIKILRKSGYQMF
- a CDS encoding NAD(P)/FAD-dependent oxidoreductase, which codes for MADKVFDVTIIGAGPTGLFTAFYGGMRQASVKIIESLPHTGGQLTALYPEKDIYDVAGFPKVRAQELVDNLEEQANLFDPTIVLEQAIEKVERLEDDVLKLISNTGEAHYTKTIIITAGNGAFQPRRLNIGECDEFEGVNLHYHVKDMNQYSGQNVALLGGGDSAVDWALMLEPIAEKVTLIHRRDKFRAHEHSVEKLMSSSVNILTPYTPKDIVTSDKIDQLILEEVKGDKEIELEVDSVLCNYGFVSTLGPIKDWGLEIEKNSIVVNTKMETNIPGIYAAGDICTYDGKVKLIATGFGEGPTAINNAKQYIDPKARIQPKHSTAMF
- a CDS encoding NAD(P)/FAD-dependent oxidoreductase; translated protein: MNKPNIVILGAGYGGMMTTIKLQRSMKINEANLTLVNINDYHYQATWLHENAAGTLHHDRTQIPIREVINREKVNFIQDRVISIKPDEKKVKLENRELDYDILVVGLGFESATFGIPGLEEHAHVIGNINSARLLREHLEYNFALYHNEKDKKKGRLNIVVGGGGFTGVEFAGELANRIPALCEEYDIEKVQVRIINIEGSETILPGFDPHLVEYAMTSLESRGVEFITGAMIKECKPESIVYEKDGKQVEIPTMTFLWAAGVRANCIVEKSQIETNRGKVEVRPDMRAPNYDDVFVIGDCAKVLDPKSGIPYPPTAQIAIQQSDVVANNIKSLASNGKMEIFKPNIAGSVASLGNNDAIAVVMNNWKLFGWKAAMMKKIIDNRYLFKLGGIGLLLKKGKFNVFN